CAACCTGTTCAGGTTAAGtgcataaatttaattatgtttaagtaTTTTCCTTCTATATTAGCCCCTGCATGAATGGCCCACACAACACCCAAATCTCCTGTAAgacattaaattttgtatattttactcAAATGTTTCTTCATTATTTTTTCAGCGGTGTAGATGTGGTGGGAGCTTTAAAGTTCTTCAATGTTGGTGAAGGCACCCTCACAAAAATTGCAGCATCAAATGCAGGCACATTTGTGTTAGCTTATGCTGTTCATAAGTTCTTTGCACCATTCAGGATAGCCACCACATTGACAGCAACACCGTTTATTGTAAGATACTTGCGTAATGTTGGGTTTTTGAAACATAGTGTAAACACAGGTGGTggaaaataaagattattatatagatataatttggtatttcatttataattttagttcctcatattcatttgtttattattagattttaaaagttttatcatAAAGAGATTTAACTTAACACagttgaagtaggtacaataggtatatagttatgtttattttacacATGCGCCTTCTGCATCTGTACACCTAGTTCCGTACAACGGACTGTGAAATTTGTGAAGAGAAGGCCTCATTTCAAATAGGCATTGAGTGGTCTAGGCATACATACATGGAATAAGGTCAAcaagataggtacctaatcgATTAACACCGTATACAACGACGAGGATTCGAGTCGACAAAATATATGGATCCGTAACTAGTTGAGAGGTTTACTgttttctctctctctctcaatGACTTGCGTCTGTGATACGAGGAGTGCACGGCGCGGCGCACAGCTGCTCTATCAACAACGTGTCAAGCCATTAGCACATACATTTTGCGTTGTATTCAACAAGATAATAagcatagagaaaataaactaatacTGAGTTACTGAGTAGGTATTCGTATATATAAAATGGACACTATGGAGAGTGAAGTTAGTAAAATAACAATGTAAGTTAAAGGTGTTCTTAAGTTAACGTTAAGGTCATGAATCAAGGTTCTAGAGTTAACGTCATTTAACTTTTGTTTATACACAttcaaattacgtaatttaattttaataatcgtCTTTAATTGCAACAATTCCAGCTATTGGGGACTTGGCTGTAGATAAGAATGAACAACATTGTACCAGCTTTTATCTACCTACTGATAAATTTATCGTCATAGATAGGCCCGTTTACTGTTGTGTCGGTCggtaatatttattgagaCCAATACAACGATCGTAGAATTAAAACTTTCCTCACTGCATCTCTCTAAGCTTAAATTTATGTATCACGGTTAAAAGAAAAACGTTAATTGCACCGTTTAAATGTATGAATGAAGGAATCGtaattaaattgatttaacGAGCAGCTTCTAAATATTGATCAGTTAACGCCAGTATTGTGCCAAACATAAACATGTTTTGTGGTCAGGCGAGTTTAATAGTAGTGATACTTTGTTGTTTAAATATGGTTAATAGTGTTAAAAGGTATGTAGtccacttatttttttaagtttaactaAGTATATCTAATTGAGTTgttatagttaggtatatttactgCCTTCTACAAAAATACTCAAAtcattattaagtaataatatcTATGATACAGTTATCCCTTTGCCTCTGGATGTTccctaaaattttatttaatattaataatcagtacttaacatacataaaatataagaatgtttgtatattgtgggtgtagttaagtatattttttaggtAGGGACTTAAAtttgtagtacctacctagttaagtacctactttagagTAGAtcacttatttgatttcaccACTTATTGCAAGCAAAGCAACCTTGGATGCTGATTCAACAATTCTAGTTAGTTGTTCCAACAATATCTGCTGGGCAATGGTCATGTGCTGGCCGCTGGGTGTACcgagatacctacctacctaggtagaAAAATGGGTTGAATCATTTTTCTTTCTGGTAGTTACAAAATTAGTACGTAGTGGTAGCAACACTAGCAACCGCATATCAATAAagacattttaaatattttacattttcttctTTCTAGTGAATCTCTTGatgaaaagtatttatttgacTTCACGAGATCAGACGATGTGGCTGCTTGGACGGAACAATCCGATACAGTACGAGATGTGGGCATGTCCAAAGCCGTCATAGTTATTCATCAGAACATTCAATACCGAAGAGCGATATTCTTCGCATTATTAAATCCCCAAGTGAACGGTGCTGGATTCGCTGGAGTTCGGGCATTGGGCCATTACGACCTTTCTAGATACACTAAACTACAGATACGGTGCCGGGGTCAGGGACTGTTCAATGGGTTCAAAGTTGTTATGAGACATAAAGATCTTAATAATGAGCCGAATTACTCTTGGGAACAACAATTTCAGGTTGGTATAGATAAGGATTACTCTAAATATGTGTGCGTGCATTAATTACTTCTGAATATATATAcacgaattactttttttacaataatttatgcAACCTTTGTTTTCAGGCACCGAAGGACGAATTCGGCGTTGTTAATTTAGCATTCTCGGAATTCAAAGCTTATTACCGCGGCAAAAAAGTGAACAACAGCGAGCCCCTCGATCTAGCGCACATCAGCAGCATCGGCCTGCAGGTGTACGGAGGCGTGTACCAGCCAGTCAAGCAGAAAGGACCCGCTACTTTAGAAATCGACTGGATAAGAGCAGTATAATCCTGCGAATACTCAATACCTCgcaattaaatattgtattaagCTACTACGagttctttaaataaataaaacattattttatataaatttacagtTAACTGTTTATTAACTAATTACATCACTAGTTACACTAGGTATCGatagtgtcaaaattaattgtaggttagaaattaaattaaatgcttTTTTTATTCCGCTCATCGGTTCTTGGTAGGAAGCAGTAGGGTGAGCGCCGTCATGGCGTCCGGGAACAGGGAGTGGTAGTTGACGAGCGGCACGTAGGCGGCGGTGATGACGCGGCCGGCGAACCAGCGGCCGTGCAGCGAGTTGACGGACGCGACGGCCGTGGCGATGGTGGGGCACTTGCAGTACACGTTGCCCTGCGGCGACGCCTTGTCCACGAACACGTGCAGCACGCCGCCGTGCTTGTTGCACTCGCCGATCACGTCGTCGCGGATCTCGATGTCCCAGTTCGGGTTCGATTCTCTGTAATGGAGAAGTTTGCTGTTAGTGGGTAGTCGGAGGAGGATAGTgtaggcctatgtccagcagtgaatgAGTATGAGTAAGGGCTAATGATGATGGGTTATTTTAGTATGcaggcatattttttattataataatataaatatttctcaACATTCTGCAATAGACTACATGTAAAATATCGAcctacaaatttatttaatgagtGGTTACATTAGTAAATTCGATCATTAGAATACAATAGTTCCAAAGGTTTTCGGGTGATCCACATAATGACATGTACTTAATCCAAATAAGTGCAGAGTCCATTGTAGTTTTTTGCAGTTTTTAATGTGGTGTTTTTCAcccaaataataaatagacacattaattaatatttattacttttgacTTATGCAAATTCCGGAACAAAAGCAATCATGCTCACCTGCCACCCAAATCCCACAAAACACACGATGAGAGAAACCAAACATGCACTTATAACACATCAGTAAAGTACTTACGAGGAGGGGTCGAACATGTTGTTGAGCATGAAGCACTGCGTGGCGATGGGCGGCGCCACCTGCGGCTGCGGCGCGGCCAGCGCAGAGCCCGAGCCCATCAGCAccgacgccgccgccgggggGATCTGTACAAACAGAAACACGTTATAACATTATTGTGTGAGAACAAGGGTGAAGTTCTGATTATTAGTCGAAGGCTTTGATTTGACTCTGAAGAAGTACCTTGCAGTTTGCAGTACTTTAGCTTTGCAACTCTGCTTGTCCATTCATAGGCATGTTTGAACAATGGCACTTTTAGGTCCCCTTGAAGTTAGTTGCGGGCGACGCTATGGCACTCGCCTCGTCTATTGCGGAAAGGAGGCGCTTTCGTAGATTAGTGAAAGTACATCATttctatactttgtaaaatacagCATGGACCCTAAGATGtttgacataaaaataaagttgggattgtcttgaaaaataacaaataatgtGTTGATTTGAGATTATGATAAGGCTTgtgctattttatttacaaagtgtAGTGTACTAAAAAGAGTATAATTAACCAGTCTAACCTGTAGGCCGGTGCCCTCTGCCAGCTTGAACATGAGCTGCAGGCGGCCAGTGGCGCCGAGGTCCACGCCGGCGCGGTCCAGCTCGTCCGCGTCGAAGCGCGTGCTCGAGCTGCCGTCCGTGCGCTCCGTCACGTTGCCCACCTGGTAACGTTGATGATTGTTATACACAACTTATACACGGTGTTAAAATGAAGTTCATTAATTCCGagtgaacaaaatattataggcCACCACATACTCGCTAGAACATGTTGAATCTACGATTTTTATTATACGTTGTTAGGTCCCCAAAGAGTAggttattctattatttgctGCAAACCTGAAGATCttgtgtaatttttattttttaggtgAAGACAGT
This is a stretch of genomic DNA from Plutella xylostella chromosome 4, ilPluXylo3.1, whole genome shotgun sequence. It encodes these proteins:
- the LOC119694528 gene encoding uncharacterized protein LOC119694528 isoform X2 translates to MDTMESEVSKITIESLDEKYLFDFTRSDDVAAWTEQSDTVRDVGMSKAVIVIHQNIQYRRAIFFALLNPQVNGAGFAGVRALGHYDLSRYTKLQIRCRGQGLFNGFKVVMRHKDLNNEPNYSWEQQFQAPKDEFGVVNLAFSEFKAYYRGKKVNNSEPLDLAHISSIGLQVYGGVYQPVKQKGPATLEIDWIRAV
- the LOC119694528 gene encoding uncharacterized protein LOC119694528 isoform X1, whose protein sequence is MFCGQASLIVVILCCLNMVNSVKSESLDEKYLFDFTRSDDVAAWTEQSDTVRDVGMSKAVIVIHQNIQYRRAIFFALLNPQVNGAGFAGVRALGHYDLSRYTKLQIRCRGQGLFNGFKVVMRHKDLNNEPNYSWEQQFQAPKDEFGVVNLAFSEFKAYYRGKKVNNSEPLDLAHISSIGLQVYGGVYQPVKQKGPATLEIDWIRAV